The Pan paniscus chromosome 1, NHGRI_mPanPan1-v2.0_pri, whole genome shotgun sequence genome has a segment encoding these proteins:
- the CRP gene encoding C-reactive protein has product MEKLLCFLVLTSLSHAFGQTDMSRKAFVFPKESDISYVSLKAPLTKPLKAFTVCLHFYTELSSTRGYSIFSYATKRQDNEILIFWSKGIGYSFTVGGSEILFEVPEVTVAPVHICTSWESASGIVEFWVDGKPRVRKSLKKGYTVGAEASIILGQEQDSFGGNFEESQSLVGDIGNVNMWDFVLSPDEINTIYLGGPFSPNVLNWRALKYEVQGEVFTKPQLWP; this is encoded by the exons ATGGAGAAGCTGTTGTGTTTCTTGGTCTTGACCAGCCTCTCTCATGCTTTTGGCCAGACAG ACATGTCGAGGAAGGCTTTTGTGTTTCCCAAAGAGTCGGATATTTCCTATGTATCCCTCAAAGCACCGTTAACGAAGCCTCTCAAAGCCTTCACTGTGTGCCTCCACTTCTACACAGAACTGTCCTCGACCCGTGGGTACAGTATTTTCTCATATGCCACCAAGAGACAAGACAATGAGATTCTCATATTTTGGTCTAAGGGTATAGGTTACAGTTTTACAGTAGGTGGGTCTGAAATCTTATTCGAGGTTCCTGAAGTCACAGTAGCTCCAGTACACATTTGTACAAGCTGGGAGTCCGCCTCAGGGATCGTGGAGTTCTGGGTAGATGGGAAGCCCAGGGTGAGGAAGAGTCTGAAGAAGGGATACACTGTGGGGGCAGAAGCAAGCATCATCTTGGGGCAGGAGCAGGATTCCTTCGGTGGGAACTTTGAAGAAAGCCAGTCCCTGGTGGGAGACATTGGAAATGTGAACATGTGGGACTTTGTGCTGTCACCAGATGAGATTAACACCATCTATCTTGGCGGGCCCTTCAGTCCTAATGTCCTGAACTGGCGGGCACTGAAGTATGAAGTGCAAGGCGAAGTGTTCACCAAACCCCAGCTGTGGCCCTGA